The sequence TACCTGATCCTCGTCCCGGCCGCCGCCATGCGGCTGTGGGCGGAGGAGCGCCGGTCGGGCACCGTGGAGCTGCTGCTGACGCTGGCGGTGACGCCGGCGCAGGCCGTGCTCGGCAAGTTCCTGGCGGCCTGGCTGTTCCTGCTGCTGGCGCTGGGGCTGACCTTTCCCGTGGCGCTGACGGCGGCGTACCTCGGCGCGCCGGACCCGGGCCCGATCGTCTGCGGGTACATCGGCAGCGCCCTGCTCGCGGGGGCGTACCTCGCGGTCGGGCTGTTCACGTCCGCGCTGACCCGCAACCAGGTGGTGAGCTTCGTCCTGGCCGTGGTGCTGGGCCTGTTCCTGATCCTGGCCGGGTTCCCGCCGGTGACGGACCTGTTGTCCCGCTGGGCGCCGGGCTGGCTGGTGGACGGCGTGGCCGCGTTCAGCTTCATGCCCCATTTCGAGACCCTGCAGCGCGGCGTCCTGGACCTGCGCGACTTCGTGTACTTCGGCAGCGTCATCGGCTTCATGCTGCTGGCCACGTCGCTGGTCCTGCGCGGCCAGGCCGCGAGATCTTGAAGGAGAAACGATCATGAACAGCAAGCCATGGCGGATTTCCCTGGGCGGCGCGGCGGGCGCGCTGATCGTGCTGGCCATCCTGATCGCGCTCAACGCGGTCGTGGGGGCCCTGCGGATCCGGAAGGACATGACCGCGGAGCGGCTGTACACGCTCTCCGGCGGCACCCGGACCTTCCTCGCCGGGCTCGACCGCACGGTGACGCTCAAGCTCTTTTTCTCGCAGAGCAACGAGAACCTGCCGATCCCCCTCAAGCAGTACGCCCAGCGCGTGACGGACCTGCTGCGCGAGTACGAGGCCCACGGCCGCGGCCGCGTGGTGCTGGAAACCTACGACCCGAAGCCGGACTCGGACGAGGAGGAGTGGGCGCAGCGCTACGGGCTCGCCGGCCAGACGCTGGACATGCTGGGCATGCAGCCGGACCTCTACTTCGGGCTGGTCGCCGTCTCGGGCACCCGTGAGGCCGCGCTGCCGTTCCTCGCGCCGGCCACCGAGCCGCAGTTGGAATACCTGTGCACTCGGCTCATCCACGAGGTCA comes from Kiritimatiellia bacterium and encodes:
- a CDS encoding ABC transporter permease subunit, translated to MESLTHVRSIARREWSAYFNSPIAYVFIVIFLALAGFFTFSVAHFYEAGQADLRGFFFWHPWLYLILVPAAAMRLWAEERRSGTVELLLTLAVTPAQAVLGKFLAAWLFLLLALGLTFPVALTAAYLGAPDPGPIVCGYIGSALLAGAYLAVGLFTSALTRNQVVSFVLAVVLGLFLILAGFPPVTDLLSRWAPGWLVDGVAAFSFMPHFETLQRGVLDLRDFVYFGSVIGFMLLATSLVLRGQAARS